A genomic segment from uncultured Alistipes sp. encodes:
- a CDS encoding TRL-like family protein — translation MKKFLACAFFAAALLGTGCVKSPVVGGVYTDVKDGLAVTGNAGSSKVGTAEVKGYVGVVAMGDASIQTAAREAGITRIHHVDYQSKSYVGVYTIYTIIVYGD, via the coding sequence ATGAAAAAATTTCTTGCCTGCGCATTTTTTGCTGCGGCCCTGCTGGGCACGGGCTGTGTCAAGTCGCCGGTCGTAGGCGGCGTCTATACCGACGTAAAGGACGGCCTGGCCGTGACGGGCAATGCTGGATCGAGCAAGGTCGGAACGGCCGAGGTGAAGGGTTATGTCGGCGTGGTGGCCATGGGGGATGCGAGCATCCAGACCGCGGCGCGCGAAGCCGGCATCACGCGCATCCACCACGTGGACTACCAGTCGAAATCCTACGTCGGGGTCTATACGATCTACACCATCATTGTCTACGGTGACTGA
- the def gene encoding peptide deformylase, translating into MIYPIVIYGDEVLRKPCAPVTPESLDVKKFEEDMFLTLEEAGGVGLAAPQVGRNLRFFIVDCTPWAEEDPSCADYKRAFVNAEIYEYSAETKTYNEGCLSFPGIYADVPRSLSIRIRYQDTDFVEHDEEFSGLKAWVIQHEYDHIEGKVFTDRISPLRRQLLKGKLLNLAKGKYRCAYKTR; encoded by the coding sequence ATGATTTATCCGATCGTGATCTATGGCGACGAGGTGCTGCGGAAGCCCTGCGCACCGGTGACGCCCGAGAGCCTCGATGTGAAGAAATTCGAGGAGGATATGTTCCTCACCCTGGAGGAAGCCGGAGGTGTGGGCCTTGCCGCCCCGCAGGTGGGCAGGAACCTGCGCTTCTTCATCGTCGACTGCACGCCGTGGGCCGAGGAGGACCCGTCGTGCGCCGACTACAAGCGGGCGTTCGTGAACGCCGAAATCTATGAATATTCCGCCGAGACGAAGACCTACAACGAGGGTTGCCTTTCGTTTCCGGGGATCTACGCCGACGTGCCGCGCTCGCTGTCGATCCGGATCCGTTACCAGGATACGGACTTCGTGGAGCACGACGAGGAGTTTTCAGGCCTTAAGGCATGGGTCATTCAGCATGAATATGACCACATCGAGGGCAAGGTCTTTACGGACCGGATCTCGCCCCTGCGGCGGCAGCTGCTCAAGGGTAAACTGTTGAACCTGGCGAAAGGGAAATACCGTTGCGCCTACAAAACCAGATAG
- the ruvX gene encoding Holliday junction resolvase RuvX, with translation MGRILAIDYGTKRTGVAVSDPLRLIAGGLETVATKDLERWLADYFAREDVSTVVLGKPLQMDGTPSETWRFIEPLARRLQQRWPDKEVVFHDERFTSVLAHRTMLESGIGRMARRDKALVDKISATIILQSYMEFNR, from the coding sequence ATGGGACGGATTCTGGCCATCGACTACGGTACGAAACGCACGGGGGTCGCGGTGAGCGATCCTCTGCGGTTGATTGCCGGGGGTCTGGAGACCGTTGCGACGAAGGATCTGGAACGCTGGCTGGCGGACTACTTCGCGCGGGAGGATGTCTCGACCGTCGTCTTGGGGAAGCCCTTGCAGATGGACGGCACGCCGTCGGAGACGTGGCGTTTCATCGAGCCTTTGGCAAGGCGTTTGCAACAGAGGTGGCCCGACAAGGAGGTGGTTTTCCACGATGAGCGTTTCACCTCGGTGCTGGCGCACCGCACGATGCTCGAAAGCGGCATCGGTCGGATGGCCCGCCGCGACAAGGCGTTGGTGGACAAGATTTCCGCCACGATTATTTTACAAAGTTACATGGAATTCAACCGATGA
- a CDS encoding glycine--tRNA ligase, whose protein sequence is MTQEELFKKLVAHCKEYGFVFPSSEIYDGLGAVYDYGQNGVELKNNIKRYWWDSMVKLHENIVGLDAAIFMHPKTWEASGHVAAFNDPLIDNRDSKKRYRADVLIEEWLAKQDEKIEKEVEKARKRFGADFDEAKYRETSPRVAETAAKRDEVHRRFAGAMNANDLAELRQIILDCEIACPISGTRNWTEVRQFNLMFSTQMGSTAEGASTIYLRPETAQGIFVNFLNVQKTGRMKLPFGIAQIGKAFRNEIVARQFIFRMREFEQMEMQFFVRPGTEMAWWNEWKNTRMAWHRALGFGDDNYRFHDHEKLAHYANAATDIEYNFPFGFKEVEGIHSRTDFDLGNHQRLSGKKLQYFDPETGESYVPYVVETSIGVDRMFLQVMSAAYTEEPLEGGDSRVVLRFPAALAPVKVAVLPLVKKDGMPEVAQKIVDLLKYDFNVVYDEKDSVGKRYRRQDAIGTPFCVTVDGQTLEDNTVTVRYRDTMQQERVAIDDLYRLVDEECSYRKLFRKLNL, encoded by the coding sequence ATGACTCAGGAGGAACTTTTCAAGAAGCTGGTCGCTCACTGCAAGGAGTACGGGTTCGTATTTCCGTCGAGCGAGATCTACGACGGTCTGGGTGCGGTCTATGACTACGGCCAGAACGGTGTGGAGCTGAAGAACAATATCAAGCGCTACTGGTGGGACTCGATGGTCAAGTTGCACGAGAATATCGTGGGGCTCGACGCGGCGATCTTCATGCACCCCAAGACGTGGGAGGCTTCGGGCCACGTGGCGGCGTTCAACGACCCGCTGATCGACAACCGGGACTCGAAGAAACGCTACCGTGCGGACGTGCTGATCGAGGAGTGGCTGGCCAAGCAGGATGAAAAGATCGAGAAGGAGGTCGAGAAGGCCCGCAAGCGCTTTGGAGCGGACTTCGACGAGGCGAAATACCGGGAGACGTCGCCGCGCGTGGCCGAGACGGCTGCAAAACGCGACGAGGTGCACCGCCGCTTTGCCGGGGCGATGAATGCCAACGACCTTGCGGAGCTGCGTCAGATCATCCTCGACTGCGAGATCGCCTGCCCGATTTCGGGGACGCGCAACTGGACCGAGGTGCGCCAGTTCAACCTGATGTTCTCGACGCAGATGGGCTCGACGGCCGAGGGTGCTTCGACGATCTACCTGCGTCCCGAGACGGCGCAGGGTATCTTCGTGAACTTCCTGAATGTCCAGAAGACGGGCCGCATGAAGCTGCCGTTCGGTATTGCGCAGATCGGCAAGGCCTTCCGCAACGAGATCGTGGCCCGTCAGTTCATCTTCCGGATGCGGGAGTTCGAGCAGATGGAGATGCAGTTCTTCGTCCGCCCGGGCACCGAGATGGCGTGGTGGAACGAGTGGAAGAACACGCGGATGGCCTGGCACCGCGCCCTGGGCTTCGGGGATGACAACTACCGCTTCCACGACCACGAGAAGCTGGCCCACTACGCCAACGCCGCCACCGACATCGAGTACAACTTCCCGTTCGGCTTCAAGGAGGTCGAGGGCATCCACTCGCGCACGGATTTCGACCTGGGGAACCACCAGCGCCTTTCGGGCAAGAAACTGCAGTATTTCGATCCGGAGACGGGCGAGAGCTACGTGCCCTATGTGGTGGAGACGTCGATCGGCGTGGACCGCATGTTCCTGCAGGTGATGTCGGCGGCCTATACCGAGGAGCCGCTGGAAGGCGGCGATTCGCGTGTCGTGCTGCGTTTCCCGGCCGCACTGGCTCCGGTGAAGGTTGCCGTGCTGCCGCTGGTCAAGAAGGACGGGATGCCGGAGGTCGCACAGAAGATCGTCGACCTGTTGAAGTACGATTTCAACGTGGTTTACGACGAGAAGGATTCGGTGGGCAAGCGCTACCGCCGTCAGGATGCCATCGGCACGCCGTTCTGCGTGACGGTCGACGGCCAGACGCTTGAAGACAACACCGTGACGGTCCGCTACCGCGACACGATGCAGCAGGAACGCGTCGCCATCGACGACCTCTACCGTCTGGTCGACGAGGAGTGCTCCTACCGCAAACTGTTCCGCAAACTGAACCTGTAG
- a CDS encoding L-serine ammonia-lyase, iron-sulfur-dependent, subunit alpha produces MPITERKQIIGLIQREVIPAIGCTEPIAVALCVARAAETLGTEPERISVRLSANILKNAMGVGIPGTGMIGLPIAVALGATIGRSEYQLEVLRDVTPEAVEHGRRMIDEKRIAISLKEGITEKLYIETEVEAAGHRAVAIIAGGHTAFVYVERDGEALLDKRSASSSKEEDGEVPLTLRRVWEFAMTTPLDEIRFILESKRLNKAAAETSFTGEYGHSVGRTLRCDREQRIMGDSIFTRILSYTSAACDARMAGAMIPVMSNSGSGNQGIAATLPVVVYAEETGASEEQMIRALTLSHLTVVYIKQSLGRLSALCGCVVAATGSSCGIVYLMGGSYEQAAAAVKNMIANLTGMICDGAKPSCAMKLTSGVSTAVLSAMMAMDDRCVSPVEGIIEEDVDHCIHNLTAIGRDGMNETDSLVLHIMTHKG; encoded by the coding sequence CTGCCTATTACGGAACGCAAACAAATCATCGGCCTGATTCAGCGGGAGGTCATCCCCGCCATCGGATGTACCGAACCCATCGCCGTGGCGCTGTGCGTAGCCCGGGCCGCCGAAACCCTGGGCACGGAGCCCGAACGGATTTCGGTGCGGCTGAGCGCCAACATCCTCAAGAACGCCATGGGCGTCGGGATCCCCGGCACGGGGATGATCGGACTTCCGATCGCCGTGGCACTCGGGGCAACGATCGGACGCTCGGAGTACCAGCTGGAGGTGCTGCGCGACGTCACGCCCGAAGCCGTCGAACACGGTCGGCGGATGATCGACGAAAAACGCATCGCCATCTCCCTGAAGGAGGGTATCACCGAGAAACTCTATATCGAAACGGAGGTCGAGGCCGCCGGACACCGCGCCGTGGCGATTATCGCCGGAGGCCATACGGCATTCGTCTACGTCGAACGCGACGGCGAAGCACTCCTCGACAAACGCAGCGCCTCATCCTCGAAGGAGGAGGATGGTGAAGTGCCCCTGACCCTGCGCCGCGTCTGGGAGTTCGCCATGACCACGCCGCTCGACGAGATCCGCTTCATCCTCGAATCGAAACGGCTGAACAAGGCCGCAGCCGAAACCTCCTTCACCGGGGAATACGGGCACTCTGTGGGCCGCACGCTGCGCTGCGACCGCGAACAGCGGATCATGGGAGACAGCATCTTCACCCGCATCCTCTCCTATACCTCGGCAGCCTGCGACGCCCGCATGGCCGGGGCGATGATCCCCGTGATGAGCAACTCCGGAAGCGGGAACCAGGGTATCGCCGCAACACTTCCCGTCGTGGTCTACGCCGAAGAGACGGGGGCTTCGGAGGAGCAGATGATCCGCGCCCTGACGCTGAGCCACCTGACGGTTGTCTACATCAAGCAGAGCCTCGGACGCCTCTCGGCACTGTGCGGCTGCGTCGTGGCGGCAACGGGGTCGAGTTGCGGCATCGTCTACCTGATGGGCGGCAGTTACGAACAGGCTGCCGCTGCGGTCAAAAACATGATTGCCAACCTCACGGGCATGATTTGCGACGGCGCTAAGCCGAGTTGCGCCATGAAGCTCACGAGCGGCGTCTCGACCGCCGTACTCTCGGCCATGATGGCCATGGACGACCGTTGCGTCAGCCCCGTGGAGGGAATCATCGAGGAGGATGTCGACCACTGCATCCACAACCTCACGGCCATCGGGCGCGACGGAATGAACGAAACCGACAGCCTCGTGCTCCACATCATGACCCACAAGGGCTGA
- a CDS encoding glycosyltransferase N-terminal domain-containing protein, with the protein MWFYNFGLMLYVWAIRLVAPRHRKAKLWLEGRKDLFRRMQERIDPAARIIWVHVASLGEFEQGRPIIEQLRKLHPEYKILLTFFSPSGYEIRKDYKGADYIFYLPIDTPRNARRFLDAAHPEIAVFVKYEYWLNLLRELRRRKVRTYVVSAIFRRNSVFFRPYGGMWRQALESFDVMFVQNEESKKLLATLGFDNVLVAGDTRFDRVAEIARAAKHVDIVERFKGEDRLFVAGSTWGPDEELLIRLMNDNPGVKFVIAPHEMDEGRIARLIEETRGGALRYTQCTSRTGYGTRQLLILDTVGLLSSVYGYATWSYIGGGFGVGIHNTLEAATFGLPIAFGPNYEKFKEARDLVTLGAARSVSNYEELRDWFTPLRDNEVFLQKTSRIAKDYTTRHQGATNIIVKTIFQK; encoded by the coding sequence ATGTGGTTTTATAATTTCGGTCTGATGCTTTACGTCTGGGCCATTCGGCTCGTGGCGCCGCGCCATCGGAAAGCCAAACTGTGGCTCGAAGGGCGTAAGGATCTTTTCCGGCGGATGCAGGAACGTATCGATCCTGCGGCGCGCATCATCTGGGTCCATGTAGCCTCGCTCGGGGAGTTCGAGCAGGGCCGTCCCATCATCGAACAACTTCGGAAGTTGCATCCCGAATACAAGATTCTGCTGACCTTTTTCTCGCCGTCGGGATACGAGATCCGCAAGGATTACAAGGGTGCCGACTACATCTTTTACCTGCCGATCGACACGCCGCGCAATGCCCGGCGGTTCCTCGATGCGGCGCACCCCGAGATCGCCGTCTTTGTCAAATACGAATACTGGCTGAACCTGCTGCGCGAACTTCGCCGCCGCAAGGTCCGGACCTATGTCGTGTCGGCGATTTTCCGCCGCAATTCGGTCTTTTTCCGCCCTTACGGCGGGATGTGGCGCCAGGCGCTGGAGTCGTTCGACGTGATGTTCGTCCAGAACGAGGAGTCGAAGAAGCTGCTGGCCACGCTGGGCTTCGACAATGTGCTGGTGGCGGGGGATACCCGTTTCGACCGGGTAGCGGAGATTGCCCGGGCGGCGAAGCACGTCGATATTGTGGAGCGCTTCAAGGGGGAGGACCGGCTGTTTGTGGCGGGTTCGACCTGGGGTCCGGACGAGGAGTTGCTGATCCGGCTGATGAACGACAATCCGGGTGTGAAGTTCGTTATCGCGCCGCACGAAATGGACGAGGGGCGCATTGCCCGGCTCATCGAGGAGACCCGCGGCGGAGCCCTGCGCTATACGCAGTGCACCTCGCGCACGGGATACGGAACGCGCCAGCTGCTGATTCTCGATACGGTGGGATTGCTCTCCTCGGTCTACGGATACGCAACGTGGAGCTATATCGGCGGCGGTTTCGGGGTGGGGATCCACAATACGCTCGAAGCCGCGACATTCGGGTTGCCGATTGCTTTCGGCCCGAATTACGAAAAATTCAAGGAGGCCCGGGATCTCGTGACGTTGGGGGCGGCCCGTTCGGTTTCGAACTACGAGGAGTTGCGCGACTGGTTCACGCCGCTGCGTGACAACGAGGTTTTCCTGCAGAAGACCAGCCGGATCGCCAAGGACTATACGACCCGCCATCAGGGTGCCACGAACATCATCGTCAAGACCATCTTCCAGAAGTAA
- a CDS encoding YraN family protein, with protein MMTTAETGHAGESAAAECLRAKGYSILAQNWRQGRDELDLVATDGEVLHIVEVKTRRSGSLTPPEAAATRRKFRALTRAAGCYLRTTGWTGEVQFDVAAVEMAADGEARVELIENAMEYNW; from the coding sequence CTGATGACGACGGCCGAAACGGGACATGCGGGCGAATCCGCGGCGGCGGAGTGCCTCCGGGCGAAGGGTTACTCGATTCTGGCGCAGAACTGGCGGCAGGGGCGGGACGAGTTGGACCTGGTGGCTACGGACGGGGAGGTGCTGCACATCGTGGAGGTCAAGACCCGGCGGTCGGGTTCGCTGACGCCGCCCGAGGCGGCGGCCACGCGGCGCAAGTTCCGGGCTTTGACGCGGGCGGCGGGTTGTTATCTTCGGACGACGGGCTGGACGGGAGAGGTTCAGTTTGACGTGGCGGCCGTTGAAATGGCTGCGGATGGGGAGGCCCGGGTGGAGCTGATTGAAAACGCCATGGAATACAACTGGTAA
- a CDS encoding prephenate dehydrogenase: protein MKAMIVGLGLIGGSFALALRDHELAEEILGVESSEEHAAEALRLGLADRIVRFEEGLAEADLIVLATPVDAIPLLAVKALNRVNDRQVVIDMGSIKGELCEVISMHARRGRFVAVHPMWGTEYSGPKAAQRGAFSGRNVVFCDTVRSDSDALHTVERIFRTLGCPAVYMDPEEHDLHTAYVSHISHVTSFALALTVLEKEREERHIFDLAGGGFESTVRLAKSSAATWVPILLRNKYNVLDVLREHIHQLQILRKMLERDDADGLKAAMERANTIQRILH, encoded by the coding sequence ATGAAAGCAATGATCGTCGGACTGGGCCTGATCGGAGGCTCGTTCGCCTTGGCCCTGCGTGACCATGAACTGGCCGAAGAGATCCTCGGGGTCGAGAGTTCCGAGGAACACGCCGCCGAAGCGCTCCGTCTGGGACTGGCCGACCGGATTGTCCGGTTCGAGGAGGGGCTCGCCGAAGCGGACCTCATCGTGCTGGCCACCCCCGTGGATGCCATTCCGCTGCTGGCCGTCAAGGCCCTCAACCGGGTCAATGACCGCCAGGTCGTCATCGACATGGGATCGATCAAGGGCGAGTTGTGCGAAGTGATCTCGATGCATGCCCGCCGGGGCCGCTTCGTGGCCGTGCACCCGATGTGGGGCACGGAGTACAGCGGGCCGAAGGCTGCCCAGCGCGGGGCCTTTTCGGGCCGCAACGTCGTCTTCTGCGACACGGTGCGCAGCGACAGCGACGCCCTGCACACCGTGGAGCGGATCTTCCGCACGCTGGGGTGCCCGGCCGTCTACATGGATCCCGAGGAGCACGACCTGCATACGGCCTACGTGTCGCATATCTCCCACGTCACGTCGTTCGCCCTGGCGCTCACCGTGCTCGAAAAGGAGCGGGAGGAGCGGCATATCTTCGATCTGGCGGGCGGCGGTTTCGAGAGTACGGTGCGTTTGGCGAAGAGTTCCGCGGCGACGTGGGTCCCGATCCTGCTGCGCAACAAGTATAACGTCCTGGATGTGCTGCGCGAGCACATCCACCAGCTGCAGATCCTGCGCAAGATGCTCGAACGCGACGATGCCGACGGTTTGAAGGCGGCGATGGAGCGAGCCAACACCATCCAACGGATTCTCCACTGA
- the pepE gene encoding dipeptidase PepE translates to MKLLLISNSTNAGEEYLRYPLPEIGRFLTGIREVVFVPYAAVTFSYAEYERKVQARFSELGIRVRSVHRAKDPAALIRTAEAVCVGGGNTFALARKMQQQGLMQAILRKIKAGTPYVGWSAGSNVCCPTISTTNDMPIVEPASFRAIGAVKFQINPHYLDANPAGHAGETREQRILEFIEANPRRWVVGLREGCMLRYDEGRLELLGSRPMRIFRKGVETFEVQPGDDLSFLL, encoded by the coding sequence ATGAAATTGCTTCTGATCTCGAATTCGACCAATGCGGGGGAAGAATACCTGCGCTATCCGCTGCCGGAAATCGGACGGTTCCTTACGGGGATCCGGGAGGTCGTCTTCGTACCTTATGCCGCCGTGACCTTCTCCTACGCGGAGTATGAACGGAAGGTTCAGGCCCGGTTTTCGGAACTCGGCATCCGGGTCCGCTCCGTCCACCGGGCGAAGGACCCCGCGGCGCTGATCCGCACGGCCGAGGCGGTCTGCGTGGGCGGGGGTAATACCTTTGCCCTGGCGCGGAAGATGCAGCAACAGGGCCTTATGCAGGCTATTCTGCGGAAAATCAAGGCCGGGACGCCTTACGTGGGGTGGTCGGCGGGGAGCAATGTCTGCTGCCCGACGATTTCGACGACGAACGACATGCCGATTGTCGAACCCGCGTCGTTCCGGGCCATCGGGGCCGTGAAGTTCCAGATCAATCCCCACTACCTGGATGCCAACCCTGCGGGGCACGCCGGAGAGACGCGCGAGCAGCGGATCCTGGAGTTCATCGAGGCCAATCCGCGGCGCTGGGTGGTCGGACTGCGCGAGGGGTGTATGCTGCGCTATGACGAAGGGCGCCTGGAGCTGCTTGGCTCGCGTCCGATGCGAATCTTCAGGAAAGGGGTCGAGACTTTCGAGGTGCAACCCGGCGATGACCTCTCTTTTTTATTATAA
- a CDS encoding acyl carrier protein gives MSEVQSKVVEIIVDKLGVKESEVVPEASFTNHLGADSLDTVELIMEFEKAFDIQIPDEDAEKIATVGDAINYIEAHKK, from the coding sequence ATGTCAGAAGTTCAATCAAAAGTTGTCGAGATCATCGTTGACAAACTGGGTGTCAAGGAGTCGGAAGTAGTACCCGAAGCCAGCTTCACCAACCACCTGGGCGCAGACTCGCTCGACACCGTAGAGCTGATCATGGAGTTCGAGAAGGCTTTCGATATCCAGATCCCGGATGAGGACGCTGAGAAGATCGCTACCGTAGGTGATGCTATCAACTACATCGAGGCGCACAAGAAATAA
- the fabF gene encoding beta-ketoacyl-ACP synthase II, whose product MAERRVVVTGIGTINPIGNNIEEYFSNLEKGVSGAAPITHFNAEKFKTQFACEVKNYDPSQYFDRKEVRKYDLFTQYALIAATQAVEDSALDLEKVDKEQVGVIWSSGIGGIKSFFDECLGWAAGDGTPRFSPFFIPRMISDIAAGFISMKYGFMGPNYCTVSACASSNHGMIAAFDAIRYGKADVMVAGGSEAAVNEPAVGGFNSMQALSTRNSDPQHASRPFDADRDGFVIGEGAGALVLEEYEHAKARGAKIYCEIIGGAASADAYHFTAPHPEGKGAIKAMRDAIKDAGIRPEEIDYVNVHGTSTPAGDLPELKAVAEVLGEHVYDVNISSTKSMTGHLLGAAGAVEALACIFAMTHGIVPPTINCENLDPAIDPKLNLTLNTPQKRDVKCCLSNTFGFGGHNSTVIFRKL is encoded by the coding sequence ATGGCAGAAAGAAGAGTAGTTGTTACGGGCATCGGTACGATCAACCCGATTGGTAATAATATTGAGGAATATTTTTCGAATCTGGAAAAGGGAGTCAGTGGTGCCGCACCCATTACTCATTTCAACGCCGAGAAATTCAAGACCCAGTTCGCTTGTGAAGTAAAAAATTACGACCCGAGCCAGTACTTCGATCGCAAGGAGGTCCGAAAATACGACCTCTTCACCCAGTATGCCCTCATCGCCGCCACACAGGCCGTCGAGGACTCGGCGCTCGACCTCGAAAAGGTCGACAAGGAACAGGTGGGTGTGATCTGGAGCTCGGGCATCGGAGGTATCAAATCCTTCTTCGATGAATGTCTGGGCTGGGCCGCTGGGGATGGGACCCCGCGGTTTAGCCCCTTTTTCATCCCCCGCATGATCTCCGACATCGCTGCAGGGTTCATCTCCATGAAGTATGGCTTCATGGGCCCCAACTACTGCACCGTCTCCGCCTGCGCTTCGTCGAACCACGGCATGATCGCCGCATTCGACGCAATCCGCTACGGAAAGGCCGATGTCATGGTAGCCGGAGGTTCCGAAGCTGCCGTCAATGAACCCGCCGTCGGCGGTTTCAACTCCATGCAGGCGCTCTCCACCCGCAACAGCGATCCCCAACACGCCTCGCGTCCCTTCGATGCCGATCGCGACGGATTCGTGATCGGAGAAGGAGCCGGAGCCCTGGTCCTCGAAGAGTACGAGCACGCCAAGGCCCGCGGTGCCAAGATCTATTGCGAAATCATCGGTGGTGCGGCTTCCGCCGACGCCTACCACTTCACGGCTCCCCATCCCGAAGGGAAGGGTGCCATCAAGGCCATGCGCGACGCCATCAAGGATGCCGGAATCCGTCCCGAAGAGATCGACTACGTCAACGTACACGGAACGTCGACCCCTGCCGGTGACCTCCCCGAACTGAAGGCCGTCGCCGAAGTCCTCGGAGAACACGTCTACGATGTCAATATCTCGTCGACGAAATCCATGACGGGACACCTCCTGGGTGCCGCCGGCGCCGTCGAGGCCCTGGCCTGCATCTTCGCCATGACCCACGGAATCGTCCCGCCTACGATCAACTGCGAAAACCTCGATCCCGCCATCGATCCGAAACTCAACCTCACGCTCAACACGCCTCAGAAACGAGATGTGAAGTGCTGTCTGAGTAACACGTTCGGATTCGGAGGACACAACTCGACGGTCATTTTCCGCAAACTGTAA
- the rnc gene encoding ribonuclease III, which yields MIDFILRPLRRNFGRDRAYYRMVDDLFGFIPHNVEIYKLALIHKSASLILEDGRPINNERLEYLGDAVIEAVTSDYLFIEFPDRDEGFMTQLRSKIVSRQSLNALAVELGLDRYVVSNGGAGIAQKHIFGDAFEAMMGAVYLDQGYDFVNRLLINRIYYRHLNMEKLTESETDFKSRLIEWSQKNHHRISFRTETEKGSAANHPLFYSTVMIDDMEVGHGSGGSKKEAEQHAAFSVSQYLTDEQCATLLDKVDRLSR from the coding sequence GTGATCGATTTCATCCTGCGTCCGCTGCGGCGGAATTTCGGACGTGACCGTGCGTATTACAGAATGGTCGACGACCTGTTCGGGTTCATTCCCCACAACGTCGAGATCTACAAGCTGGCTTTGATTCACAAGTCAGCTTCTTTGATTTTGGAGGACGGACGGCCCATCAACAACGAACGACTCGAATACCTCGGCGATGCCGTCATCGAGGCTGTCACCTCCGATTACCTCTTCATCGAATTCCCCGACCGCGACGAAGGGTTCATGACACAGCTGCGGTCGAAAATCGTCTCGCGACAATCCCTCAACGCCCTGGCCGTCGAACTCGGACTCGACCGATACGTGGTTTCGAACGGCGGGGCCGGAATCGCTCAGAAACATATCTTCGGAGACGCCTTCGAAGCCATGATGGGCGCCGTCTATCTGGATCAGGGCTACGATTTCGTCAACCGGCTGCTGATCAACCGGATCTATTACCGCCACCTGAACATGGAGAAACTGACCGAATCGGAGACCGATTTCAAGAGCCGGTTGATCGAATGGAGTCAGAAAAACCACCACCGGATCTCCTTCCGCACCGAAACAGAAAAAGGCTCGGCAGCCAATCACCCGCTATTTTACAGCACGGTGATGATCGACGACATGGAGGTCGGACACGGATCCGGAGGCTCGAAAAAGGAGGCGGAACAACACGCCGCATTCTCCGTATCGCAATACCTGACTGACGAACAGTGCGCTACGCTGCTGGACAAGGTCGACCGCCTGTCGCGCTGA
- the radC gene encoding DNA repair protein RadC gives MENIRNKMASRGVEALDDRELLALLIEDKALAELLLNTYGGSLARLAGEAEARLRMVGGLGLKRARMLRLAAEFGRRVAVSGAEDADFIATSDDVVRLFRPQLERLPHEECWAVYLTSSNRIIERQRVSQGGVTGTVVDHRLIVKRALELLATQIILIHNHPSGTPEASPQDKALTDRIARAAALFDIRLLDHLIIARDGDFSFRREGLIN, from the coding sequence ATGGAGAACATTCGCAACAAAATGGCTTCCCGGGGCGTCGAAGCGCTCGATGACCGGGAGTTGCTGGCCCTGCTCATCGAGGATAAGGCATTGGCCGAGCTCCTGCTGAACACTTACGGAGGGTCGTTGGCCCGGCTCGCCGGCGAAGCCGAAGCCCGGCTGCGCATGGTCGGGGGACTGGGGCTGAAAAGGGCCCGGATGCTGCGGCTCGCCGCGGAGTTCGGACGCAGAGTCGCGGTGTCCGGAGCCGAAGATGCGGACTTCATCGCCACGAGCGACGATGTCGTGCGCCTGTTCCGTCCGCAGCTCGAACGCCTGCCCCATGAAGAGTGCTGGGCGGTGTACCTCACCTCCTCGAACCGCATCATCGAACGCCAGCGCGTAAGCCAGGGCGGAGTGACGGGAACGGTGGTCGACCACCGGCTGATCGTCAAACGCGCGCTGGAGCTGCTCGCCACACAGATTATCCTGATCCACAACCACCCCTCGGGAACCCCCGAGGCAAGTCCACAGGACAAGGCCCTGACCGATCGGATAGCCCGGGCCGCCGCGCTGTTCGACATCCGGCTGCTGGACCACCTTATCATTGCCCGTGACGGGGATTTCTCGTTCCGGCGCGAAGGGTTGATCAACTAA